The Bdellovibrio bacteriovorus W nucleotide sequence AAGACAAACTTTATCAAGCGGAGCTTTTTCATCAATTTTTGCTAATGAAATCTCTGGAACCACTGTGTATTCAGCAAAAGTAGAAGTTCCCATGTAGTGATAGATAGGTTTTCCATCTTTTGAAAAGCGTGTTGTTCCGTCTGGCATAAGTCCTTTGCCTTGGGTTTCGCGAATGCGCTGGCACAGATTGGTCTTGCCAGAAAGGCAATACTTACACTCACGGCATTCAGGAGTATAAAGCGGAATAACATGATCGCCTTTTTTTAGAGTCGTCACACCTTCGCCAATAGCTTCGACAACGCCTGCTCCCTCGTGACCAAGGATTGCTGGAAAGATGCCCTCAGGGTCAACACCTGAAAGAGTGTAGGCGTCAGTGTGGCAAACGCCCGTTGCGATAATACGCACTAAAACTTCGCCTTTTTTAGGCATTTCTAAATCCACTTCTTCGATAGAAAGAGGTTGGTTCGGACCCCAAGCGACTGCGGCTTTTACTTTCATCATAAATTATTCCTTTGTTGTTCAGCTGTGGCCATCAAGAATGGCAAATTAAAGACGGCTAAATTTTATAAGACGCAATGGATGTTGACTATAGCATCATTTAAAACACATTGTTTCTATATGGAAACAATCAAGCAAATGCAAAACAGTCTGATTTTCGTAAAACTTGCCGAAAGTGGTTCATTTTCAGGAGCAGGTAAGGCTCTTGGGATTAGCAAGTCGCAGGTCTCCAAAGCTTTAAAGGCTCTTGAGGAAGATCTCGGAGTGACGCTCTTAAATCGCAATACTCGTCAGATCCACTTGACGGAGCGGGGGCGTCAGTACCTGAGCCATTGTCAGCAGGCGGTGAATTTGCTCGAAAGCGGGAAGACAGAACTGCTTGCTACGGCAAGGGAGCCTCGCGGGAACCTTCGAGTCACCATGGCAGGAGTCTTTAGCGAGAAATTCATTGCTCCATGCCTGATTCAGATGGCCAAGAAGTATCCGCACTTAAATGTTCAGGCTCATTTTGATTCTCGGGTTGTAAATATCTTAGAAAATAATTTTGATGTCGCTATTCGTATTGGGAATTTGCCAGACTCTAGTTTGCGCTCCAAAAAAATTGGCACCCGAGAAGAGGTGATTCTTGCTAGCCCACAATATTTAAAAAATGTATCCATTGAAACACCTTCGGACTTGAAGAAGGCCAATTGTATTGGCGTAGAGGCAGAGTGGACTCTGCGGCGCTCGGGAAAAAACATCAAACTGGATGTTAAAGGTAACTTTCGCTCGAACAATCCAAGGGTGATGGTAGAAGCCTTACTAAAAGGCCTGGGCGTGGCAAAACTACCCATCGCATACGTCGAGCAAGAACTCAAAAAAGGAAAGCTTGTCTCTATTCTAGAAGAGTATCGTGAGCCTGCAAAAGATATTTGGTTTATCACGCCTCATAAGATTAAACATAATCACAACGTAGAGCTATTTTATGAAGAACTAATGCAGTTTTTAGAGAAGAACGGTCAGGGCGAGATTTTCTAGTTATGAGGGCGTCAGAGGAAGCTCCGACGCCTATGAATTTCGAAGTCTTATTTGAGCGGTTTGACATTGCCACAGTTCGCGTTGACGAACTTAGAAGTGCTAGTCATTTCGTATTTTTGACCTTCGCGGTCTCCAGAGATATTTAGCACAAAAAGAATTGTCGCTTTTCTTTTCTAAATTAAATGTGCCTTTGATCTGTTTGCAATTAGCAGAGCCGGACATTTGTTTGTCAGTGTTTTTTGTGACATTAAATTTGCAGCCTTCTTCTTTCATCAAAGAATTTGGATCGGTGATCTTTGCTTCTTTAAGGCATAAACGACCGTCGTCATCGGGCATTGAATTTTTCATGTGCTTTTCTAAATTTTTGCGTTGGCTTTCTGGCATTGCGGCAAGGGCAGTGCGCATCGCAGCCATAGGATCAAAGCGAATGCCATTTAAGTTAATATCAATTTGCACTTCCCAAAGGCCCGCTTTCATTTCCATTGCAGCAGATGCAGACGTAGCGATGATAGTCGAAAGTACGATGATAAGATATTTCATGAGATCACTCCTTTGGATAGTATTTAAATATTGGAGTTAATCTTTGCTTTAAAAGCAATCTTAATAACTTATTTAGCCGTGAATTCTCAGAAGGAAGCGCAGTGTCTTTTTAGAGCTAAAATAAATAGACCAAAGCGCCTGATGTTTTACGATCTGTTCCTGATTTGCTCGAAATTCCATTTGCGGAACCGGAGCGTTGAATGACTTCATGTGAAACCTGCAGACTTAAGTTCTTTCTCAATTGAAATCTAACGTAAACTTTATGGGTTACAAATTCATCTTGAAAGCTCGCAGGATTATTCATCAACTCAGGTGAACGCGATCGACTGTTCGTACTTGTTGCATTAGAAAATTGTCCTTCATAGCCGGCGGTGATTCTTCCCTTGCTGATAGAGATAGCGGCCAAAGTGGAAGTTCCCCAGCCCCAGTAGTAGCCGCGTTTACGAACAACGGCATTTTGCTCTTGAAGATTCCCACCTTGGTAAGTGATATGATCATCCAGAGCCCAAGATTTCACCATGGCAAAGTCGCCATAGTAAGCAATCTCCGCACGAATATTATAGCCGTTATAAAAGACATTGGCGTGCGCTGTGGCGCCTAAAATATTAATTGTTCCATAGAAATCTTCATTCGCACTTTTTTCTTTTGATCCGCGATCTCTCCATGTGGTGCCAGTGCCAACACCCAGAATAAGATCATAACCGCGAAGTTCTCCGCGCTCATCTTTTTGTAGATCTTTTTGATTATAGGCGGCTGCTACGACTTGAGCGATGACTTTAAGGTCACCCATTCCATCGCCGCCAGATTTTTCAATCATCGCCTTTACCATAGCGGTATCGTAAACAAGTTGGCGAGCCTGTCCTGGTTTAGAGTACCCATCAATAGTCACAACTTGCGCATCTAAACCAACGACATAGGTATTGCTCGGATCATGTTGATAAGATTTTTGTCCTTTTTCTAAACCAAGGTACATCGAAATATCTGACCAACGCGGTTTTTTACAGTCAGGTTGGGAAGCATATTTATTTCCGCTGCTTGCTTTATCGATGGCGTGATTCATCGCAAGACCAGGATTGATGGTGTAGCCCACGATTTTTCCGGCGGTGCCTTTTTGCAGGAGGGCACAAGAAATTTGGTAAGAGGCTTCACCAATGGCGTAGCCACCAATAGGAGTTAAGATTTGATCATTGATAGAGAGAACTTCATGATACTCCATGAACTCCCATGCAACCGACGAAGCAAAGCTGACTAAAAAGGATTCTAAAGAATTAAATCCATTGGCTCTGGCTGTCTGATAGTAAAGAACTCCTGCATAGACGTGTCCGTAGTTTGCGAATTTATCGTTATCATCAAAGAGCACAGCTTGGCCGTTGGTTTTTTTGCGCAGACCTTCTGTGAATCCATAGTCAAAGTCAGCGCGGTTATAGACAAGATTTTTATAATAGATAGCCATTCCAGCAGAGAGCATAGCTCCGAGTTGAATGCCCGTACGTAGGTAGTTCTTTTTACGTTCGCTTTCTCCTTCATAGATTGCGAAAGCTTTGTTAAATGGGATCGGCTCATTGGAGAGGCGATCAATAAATAGACCTCGCTTTTGATCGTAGTCTACGAATTTCGACTCCGAAACTCCGTTGACTAGTAAGCCAGCTTTAAAGGCTCTATCGTGAGTGATATAAAGAAAAAAGTTTGCCAAGGCCTTTACTAGAGCTTGCTCTTTGGTGATGGAGCCGTCCTTAGAGTCTTTAAATTTCCAGCCGACATTGGTAAAGTCACTGCTGTGAATAGGGCTCCAGTTATGAGCGTCAACGCTGACAACTTGAGGACTT carries:
- a CDS encoding LysR family transcriptional regulator (COG0583 Transcriptional regulator), producing MLTIASFKTHCFYMETIKQMQNSLIFVKLAESGSFSGAGKALGISKSQVSKALKALEEDLGVTLLNRNTRQIHLTERGRQYLSHCQQAVNLLESGKTELLATAREPRGNLRVTMAGVFSEKFIAPCLIQMAKKYPHLNVQAHFDSRVVNILENNFDVAIRIGNLPDSSLRSKKIGTREEVILASPQYLKNVSIETPSDLKKANCIGVEAEWTLRRSGKNIKLDVKGNFRSNNPRVMVEALLKGLGVAKLPIAYVEQELKKGKLVSILEEYREPAKDIWFITPHKIKHNHNVELFYEELMQFLEKNGQGEIF